In Flavobacterium gelatinilyticum, a genomic segment contains:
- a CDS encoding AAA family ATPase encodes MFTISYSFFDKFSGPPSNASFNYVYCGLKKAGGGWLSEEELVDRFYTSTEKITIKKEIENWKILLETFIPKETVSVMFSRGFMGHEFLPEQFPQVYSRVSSGQNILLFIVTEIIAQIRYNSLILYDEPETHLHPNAISELMNMIFELVQRYDSFCILATHSPIIIQELQSRNIYVIERDGSYAGTRRLEKEPFGENLTVITDEIFGNREVPRHYLKLLRSLVTAGHSFEQIVSLIEHDDVPLSLSARLFIKSLLADRNEKF; translated from the coding sequence GTGTTTACCATATCGTACAGTTTTTTTGATAAATTCAGCGGGCCTCCCTCAAATGCCTCGTTCAATTATGTGTACTGCGGGCTCAAAAAGGCAGGTGGTGGGTGGCTTTCAGAGGAAGAGCTGGTTGACCGTTTTTATACTTCCACTGAAAAGATAACCATTAAGAAGGAAATAGAGAACTGGAAGATATTACTGGAGACCTTCATTCCAAAAGAAACGGTTTCAGTCATGTTTAGCAGAGGATTCATGGGACATGAATTTTTGCCTGAGCAGTTTCCGCAAGTTTATTCCAGAGTAAGTTCTGGGCAGAATATACTGCTGTTTATTGTCACTGAAATAATTGCGCAGATACGCTATAATTCGCTGATCCTATATGACGAGCCAGAAACGCATCTGCATCCCAATGCTATCAGCGAGCTGATGAATATGATATTTGAACTTGTCCAGAGGTATGATTCCTTCTGCATCCTTGCCACGCATTCGCCGATTATTATTCAGGAACTCCAGTCAAGGAACATTTATGTCATTGAAAGGGATGGGAGTTATGCAGGCACCAGACGGCTGGAAAAAGAGCCTTTTGGTGAGAATCTGACAGTGATAACAGATGAGATTTTTGGCAATAGAGAAGTGCCGCGGCATTATTTAAAGCTGCTTCGCAGTTTAGTTACTGCGGGGCATTCCTTTGAGCAGATAGTATCTTTGATAGAACATGATGATGTTCCTTTAAGCCTGAGTGCGAGATTATTTATTAAATCATTATTAGCAGACCGCAATGAAAAATTTTAG
- a CDS encoding single-stranded DNA-binding protein: MEITGRIVKDASVFKVKENREVVNFSIAVNDSYKPKGSTETKKIVTYIDCSYWLSAGLAQWLRKGTLVQLFGRIGLNVYIGNDAQAHGALTFHTSDIKILVFARADNTKAVAADKQENVADDPDDLPF; this comes from the coding sequence ATGGAAATCACAGGACGAATTGTAAAAGATGCCTCAGTTTTTAAAGTAAAGGAAAACCGTGAGGTGGTAAACTTCTCCATAGCAGTCAACGACAGCTATAAACCCAAAGGAAGTACCGAAACCAAAAAGATTGTAACCTATATCGACTGTTCCTACTGGCTCAGCGCAGGACTGGCGCAGTGGCTCCGTAAAGGAACGCTCGTGCAGCTCTTTGGGCGCATCGGACTGAATGTCTATATCGGAAATGATGCGCAGGCACACGGGGCATTGACCTTTCACACTTCCGATATTAAGATACTGGTATTTGCACGGGCGGATAATACAAAAGCTGTTGCTGCAGATAAACAGGAAAACGTAGCGGATGATCCCGACGACCTGCCTTTCTAA
- a CDS encoding DUF7222 domain-containing protein: MKALQKSNYNEFRVSDVFNQIILRSITSYDGKRSAQLKSFFLDLQQGGCVSGMISEFIYNADCCDFYVEHIDDLENIRTELEEAIGEPIENRFKVPHYTFVCWLCFEEYCYDLYSRLFE, from the coding sequence ATGAAAGCCTTACAAAAATCCAATTATAACGAGTTCCGTGTCAGTGATGTCTTTAATCAGATTATCCTGCGCAGCATCACTTCTTACGACGGTAAACGCAGTGCGCAGCTGAAATCTTTCTTCCTTGACCTGCAGCAGGGTGGCTGCGTCAGCGGTATGATTTCAGAATTTATCTACAATGCCGACTGCTGCGATTTCTACGTCGAGCATATTGATGACCTCGAAAATATCAGAACCGAATTGGAAGAAGCTATCGGCGAACCGATTGAGAACCGTTTTAAAGTCCCCCACTACACGTTTGTATGCTGGCTCTGCTTTGAGGAATACTGTTATGACCTCTATTCAAGACTCTTTGAGTAA
- a CDS encoding PcfK-like family protein, which produces MKASENFKNAIENYLSTLAQGDAAFAPNYAKASKNLESCLDYIGGEVKKTGLCAFDNQEIFDMAVKYYTDNSIGTPAPMPYKAVVQEPAPADLFSQPEIPAVPIRTEPVLPVKKDVKPAAQTALTLFGLRYPKPA; this is translated from the coding sequence ATGAAAGCTTCTGAAAATTTTAAAAACGCCATAGAGAACTATCTGAGCACTTTGGCGCAGGGCGATGCCGCCTTTGCGCCAAACTATGCCAAAGCATCCAAGAACCTCGAAAGCTGTTTGGATTACATAGGCGGTGAGGTCAAAAAAACGGGCTTGTGTGCCTTTGACAATCAGGAAATCTTTGACATGGCTGTAAAATACTACACCGATAATTCCATCGGCACGCCTGCCCCTATGCCCTATAAAGCCGTAGTACAGGAACCTGCCCCTGCCGACCTTTTCTCGCAGCCTGAAATCCCCGCTGTGCCTATCAGGACAGAACCTGTTCTCCCTGTAAAGAAAGATGTAAAACCTGCGGCACAGACAGCCCTGACACTCTTTGGCCTACGATACCCAAAACCCGCATAG
- a CDS encoding PcfJ domain-containing protein encodes MRKKRELLRKKKLQDLRLEIEKAQKKYANDKRCFFGLSFQKGELSISVIEEVKDFMREGDDLVHCAFTNEYYERKDSLILSAKVEDKSVETIEISLSRMKILQCRGMKNKLSEHHKQILQLLSENLYQIRERMKKRKDKK; translated from the coding sequence GTGCGCAAAAAAAGGGAACTGCTCAGAAAGAAAAAATTGCAGGACCTGCGCCTTGAAATCGAAAAGGCTCAGAAAAAGTATGCAAACGATAAAAGGTGCTTTTTCGGACTGTCTTTCCAAAAAGGAGAACTGAGCATTTCAGTTATTGAAGAAGTAAAGGATTTTATGCGAGAGGGCGACGACTTGGTGCATTGCGCATTTACCAACGAGTATTATGAAAGAAAGGATTCGCTGATACTCTCGGCAAAGGTCGAGGACAAATCCGTCGAAACCATCGAAATCTCACTCTCTAGAATGAAAATCCTGCAATGCAGGGGAATGAAAAACAAACTCTCCGAGCACCATAAACAGATACTGCAGCTCCTTTCAGAGAACCTTTATCAAATTAGGGAGCGCATGAAAAAAAGAAAAGACAAAAAATAA